A window of Trichomycterus rosablanca isolate fTriRos1 chromosome 5, fTriRos1.hap1, whole genome shotgun sequence contains these coding sequences:
- the gprin3b gene encoding serine/arginine repetitive matrix protein 2 — MGTVPNPKRTVTVQMVPRLSGTDTSCNKDTNANCLQESNMNLNKSHSSAKKTKPGQDNTQHGSQFTAKEKPMDEKSNSDSLHSGGHMNPDSKEHLADTKMDHCTQSAKESHKDCNNSDLLRNTSGVNNVQMINPSSEVPRSTAEQERHGSPTKKANNGKQCEDKLQSGASATEEEQSILLATEGVKNKSSVNEKVHRRSSTENVQSMSTATEGVQSRSPATDEVQSRSPVTKGVQSRSPATDEVQSRSPVTKGVQNKISVTDGVQSRSPAAEGLQNRTSGAERVQNRPSKTEVVQSGLPLTETVQTTENVQSRSSTADIVKSRSSITNGVQSRSPTTEGVQSRSPATEGVQSRDSATEGVQSKSPANEKIESRSSATDMVKSRSSITEGVQSRYPASEGVQSRSSGTDKVKSRSSITEGVHSRSTADNKTQIRSSITEGVQNKSTGTKGVQNNSETEEEQSRSSKIDKVQSRSSTTEEVQSKLSETDENSSCTDTVKKLCHTNNPEPPAAAVALSQQNPANQPQPDAIKKSQEAISSGDCSKTVSKLPETSQPTKSNEKPTGDVSTYQANKTEVKEKNCNLESGHDANTKPQQAVTTNSTLFSTETSSIHSPCTEVICDVVQTHGSASEENTTKRCRSYQESPTITSAEGRISFSKQHQDVAVQAVATVCSRAVETSPSLVMHQHGVNQMSACLQMDEKENLAVVYKVNTSEVPSFVPSEILIGTGRLCGQNLATLSEGICKPGGALVHKDGALQQKAKLETRPKDPPAYNAKKGYFPLQPVYQINIETCSQSKASTETRCDSQNHKASQGLSGNQNSKKESLCELPITTSVHDSQRLVDKSAKSEQPGILSDAKSLHSQPKVTSMCMDANVQNRETAKSLSVLQPSSKSEERKMAGHLVDKESVKSVKEGRSKLELERNKKDAKPNKKTSRDVLWDEQGMTWEVYGASLDPETLGFAIQSHLQCKIKDHEKKIITQMSIRKSISGGSSDSPAGKKKKRQQGNVFRSMFRNVRRPNCCVRPPPSSVLE, encoded by the coding sequence atgGGAACTGTACCAAACCCTAAGAGGACTGTTACTGTGCAAATGGTCCCTCGATTATCCGGTACAGATACTTCGTGCAACAAGGACACTAATGCCAACTGTCTCCAGGAATCCAACATGAACTTGAACAAGAGTCACTCCTCTGCCAAGAAAACAAAACCAGGTCAGGATAACACACAACACGGTTCTCAGTTCACAGCTAAAGAAAAACCCATGGATGAGAAATCCAACTCGGATTCTTTACACAGTGGAGGTCATATGAACCCTGACAGCAAGGAACATCTGGCAGACACCAAGATGGATCACTGTACACAAAGTGCTAAGGAAAGTCACAAGGACTGCAATAACTCAGATCTGTTACGAAACACTTCTGGGGTAAACAATGTTCAGATGATTAATCCCTCATCAGAGGTACCACGGTCTACGGCTGAACAGGAAAGACATGGGAGTCCTACTAAAAAAGCAAACAATGGCAAGCAGTGTGAGGATAAACTACAGAGTGGAGCATCAGCAACTGAGGAGGAACAGAGTATATTACTGGCAACTGAGGGGGTAAAAAACAAATCATCAGTGAATGAGAAAGTACACAGACGATCATCGACTGAGAATGTTCAAAGTATGTCAACAGCAACTGAGGGGGTACAGAGTAGATCACCAGCAACTGATGAAGTGCAAAGCAGATCACCAGTAACTAAGGGGGTGCAGAGTAGATCACCAGCAACTGATGAAGTGCAAAGCAGATCACCAGTAACTAAGGGGGTACAGAATAAAATATCAGTAACTGATGGGGTACAGAGTAGATCCCCAGCAGCTGAGGGGCTACAGAATAGAACATCAGGAGCTGAGAGGGTACAGAATAGACCATCTAAAACTGAGGTGGTACAAAGTGGATTACCATTGACTGAGACAGTGCAGACAACTGAGAATGTTCAAAGTAGATCATCAACAGctgatattgtaaaaagcagaTCATCAATAACTAATGGGGTACAGAGTAGATCTCCAACAACTGAGGGGGTACAGAGTAGATCACCTGCAACTGAGGGTGTACAGAGTAGAGATTCAGCAACTGAGGGGGTACAGAGTAAATCCCCAGCAAATGAGAAAATAGAGAGTAGATCATCAGCAACTGATATGGTAAAAAGCAGATCATCAATAACTGAGGGGGTACAGAGTAGATATCCAGCAAGTGAGGGGGTACAGAGTAGATCTTCAGGAACTGATAAGGTAAAAAGCAGATCATCAATAACTGAGGGGGTACATAGTAGGTCAACAGCAGATAACAAAACACAGATCAGATCATCAATAACTGAGGGGGTACAGAATAAATCAACAGGAACTAAGGGGGTACAGAATAATTCAGAAACCGAGGAGGAACAGAGTAGGTCGTCAAAAATTGATAAGGTACAGAGTAGATCATCCACGACTGAGGAGGTACAGAGTAAGCTATCAGAAACTGATGAAAACAGCAGTTGTACAGACACAGTAAAGAAGTTATGCCACACCAATAATCCAGAACCCCCAGCTGCTGCTGTGGCTTTATCTCAACAAAATCCAGCAAATCAACCTCAACCAGATGCAATCAAGAAATCCCAGGAAGCTATTTCATCAGGAGATTGTTCCAAGACAGTTTCTAAACTTCCGGAGACCTCTCAGCCAACAAAGAGTAATGAGAAACCTACGGGAGATGTTTCCACATATCAAGCAAACAAAACAGAGGTGAAGGAGAAGAATTGCAACCTTGAATCTGGGCATGATGCAAATACTAAACCCCAGCAAGCAGTTACCACAAACAGCACCCTGTTCTCTACTGAAACATCATCAATTCACTCCCCCTGTACTGAAGTGATTTGTGATGTGGTCCAAACACATGGATCTGCTTCTGAAGAAAATACGACCAAACGTTGTAGGTCGTATCAAGAATCACCGACCATTACATCAGCAGAGGGTCGTATCTCGTTCTCTAAACAGCACCAGGATGTGGCGGTCCAGGCTGTAGCTACGGTCTGCAGTCGAGCAGTGGAGACAAGTCCTAGCCTTGTAATGCACCAACACGGCGTCAATCAAATGTCCGCCTGTCTTCAAATGGATGAAAAGGAAAATCTTGCAGTGGTATATAAAGTGAATACTTCAGAGGTACCTTCATTTGTTCCTTCAGAGATTCTCATTGGCACTGGTAGATTATGTGGCCAGAATCTTGCAACCTTATCAGAGGGAATTTGTAAACCAGGTGGTGCCTTGGTGCACAAAGATGGTGCTCTACAACAGAAGGCCAAACTTGAGACCAGACCAAAAGATCCACCAGCATACAATGCCAAGAAAGGATATTTCCCACTTCAGCCAGTTTATCAGATTAATATTGAGACATGCAGTCAAAGCAAGGCATCGACTGAAACTAGATGTGACAGTCAGAACCACAAAGCCTCCCAAGGGCTTTCTGGAAATCAAAACTCCAAAAaagagagcttatgtgagttgCCAATCACAACATCTGTTCACGACTCTCAACGTCTGGTTGATAAAAGTGCTAAATCAGAGCAACCAGGCATACTTTCAGACGCTAAATCCCTTCATTCACAGCCCAAGGTGACCAGTATGTGCATGGATGCCAATGTGCAAAACAGAGAGACAGCAAAATCTCTTTCAGTCCTACAACCCAGCTCTAAATCAGAAGAAAGGAAGATGGCTGGACATCTGGTGGACAAAGAATCAGTGAAATCAGTGAAAGAAGGTAGATCCAAGTTGGAGCTAGAGAGGAATAAGAAGGACGCCAAGCCAAACAAGAAAACCAGCCGTGACGTATTGTGGGATGAACAAGGCATGACTTGGGAGGTTTACGGTGCATCACTGGATCCAGAGACTCTCGGTTTTGCCATTCAGAGTCACCTCCAGTGCAAAATAAAAGATCATGAAAAGAAAATCATAACCCAAATGTCAATCAGGAAATCCATATCAGGTGGATCGTCGGACTCGCCAGCTGGTAAAAAGAAAAAGCGCCAACAAGGTAACGTCTTTAGATCCATGTTCCGAAATGTCAGACGACCAAACTGTTGCGTACGCCCACCCCCATCATCAGTGCTGGAATGA